A genomic region of Nitrospira sp. contains the following coding sequences:
- a CDS encoding ATP-dependent protease, with amino-acid sequence MTMDKFKVPVSMLAPVIDPGQLGFKDTGELEPLTDIIGQERAVEAMEFGLNMKSPGFNLYVSGPVGTGKGTLVRQMVKRMAQAALAPSDWCYVNNFQDPSRPICLALPAGQGASFKRETAGFIDGLRRDIPMAFESKKYLDTKAKLHDDIDTKKKSLFHELTEFSRTRGFGFEETSVGFGIVPLKAGKPMADADIEAMTEEEQRDLNERRKTLEGEIREFHVRIHGLEKEAEHQQRHLDRQLVTNVLEGRYETMRRAYQDIPALSTFLERVRDDIVHHYKDFLPREGPTLAIPGLEFKRPDISRFLVNLIVQHDPTDGAPVIDESHPTYTNLIGKIERRAHMGVMYTDFTEIHAGAVLLASGGYLIVNALDMLRQPFSWEALKRVIKTGEVKIEDPGEFYGFSTAGLRPEPIPVNVKVIMVGPPILYHLLQAYEEDFSKLFKVKVDFDTEVERSEQQDRQYARFIAKLCREEGLPHFGVDAVAEIIRQGLRFADRHDRLSLRFSLVSDLIREAGYWARKEGHSFVSRADVDTAVSHKRHRSNLEEHWIQDEIKEGTLMIDLDGDVVGQVNGLSVHQLGDYSFGRPTRITARTYIGTKGVIDIQREAELAGMIHSKGVMTLAGFLAGKFAGSHPFAMSASLTFEQTYSEVEGDSAAVAELAAILSSLADLPIHQWLAVTGSVNQLGEIQPIGGANEKIEGFFESCSRRGLTGKQGVIVPARNTKHLALRRDVVEAVESGHFSVYAVNTIEEALELLTGVAAGERDLDGTYPSDSVFGRAAQRLEEMAQAVAKWSEGEEKSSGRIIMEP; translated from the coding sequence ATGACAATGGACAAATTCAAAGTTCCCGTCTCGATGCTCGCCCCTGTGATCGACCCTGGGCAGCTTGGTTTCAAGGATACCGGCGAGCTGGAGCCCCTCACTGACATCATTGGACAGGAACGGGCTGTCGAGGCCATGGAATTCGGGCTGAACATGAAGAGTCCCGGATTTAACCTCTACGTCTCGGGTCCAGTCGGTACGGGAAAGGGCACGCTCGTTCGGCAGATGGTCAAGCGCATGGCCCAGGCTGCGCTCGCTCCGTCTGACTGGTGTTATGTCAATAACTTCCAGGACCCTTCTCGACCGATCTGTTTGGCTCTTCCGGCAGGACAGGGGGCCTCGTTTAAACGAGAAACGGCTGGGTTCATCGATGGATTGCGACGCGATATTCCCATGGCGTTTGAGAGCAAGAAATATCTTGATACCAAGGCCAAACTGCACGACGACATCGATACGAAGAAAAAATCGCTCTTCCATGAATTAACGGAATTCAGCCGGACTCGTGGATTCGGCTTTGAAGAGACCTCAGTGGGTTTCGGGATTGTGCCGCTCAAGGCCGGCAAGCCCATGGCAGACGCCGACATTGAGGCGATGACCGAGGAGGAGCAGCGGGACCTGAATGAACGACGCAAGACCCTCGAAGGAGAAATCCGCGAATTCCATGTCCGCATCCACGGCCTTGAGAAGGAAGCTGAACACCAGCAGCGCCACCTCGACCGTCAGCTGGTCACCAATGTCTTGGAGGGCCGCTACGAAACCATGCGGCGGGCCTATCAAGACATCCCGGCACTCTCGACGTTTTTAGAGCGTGTTCGTGACGACATCGTGCACCACTACAAGGATTTTCTTCCTCGCGAGGGACCCACCCTCGCCATCCCAGGTTTGGAATTCAAACGTCCGGACATATCGCGCTTTCTCGTCAATCTCATCGTACAGCACGACCCGACGGACGGCGCCCCCGTGATCGACGAATCTCACCCGACCTATACGAACCTGATCGGGAAGATCGAACGGCGGGCGCACATGGGGGTGATGTACACCGATTTCACGGAGATCCACGCGGGTGCCGTGTTGCTGGCCAGCGGTGGCTACTTGATCGTGAATGCCTTGGACATGCTGCGCCAACCGTTTTCCTGGGAGGCGTTAAAGCGCGTGATCAAGACAGGAGAGGTGAAGATCGAAGACCCCGGAGAATTCTACGGATTCTCGACGGCGGGGCTGAGGCCGGAACCGATCCCGGTGAATGTAAAAGTCATTATGGTCGGGCCGCCCATTCTCTACCATCTCCTGCAAGCGTACGAAGAAGACTTCAGCAAGCTCTTCAAGGTGAAGGTGGACTTCGACACCGAGGTGGAGAGAAGCGAGCAGCAGGATCGCCAATATGCCCGGTTCATCGCCAAACTCTGCCGCGAGGAAGGGCTCCCGCACTTCGGCGTCGATGCGGTCGCTGAAATCATCAGGCAGGGGCTTCGCTTCGCCGATCGACATGACCGACTGTCGTTGCGGTTCAGCCTCGTGAGCGATCTCATCCGCGAGGCGGGATACTGGGCTAGGAAAGAAGGCCATTCCTTCGTGTCTCGCGCGGATGTCGATACCGCCGTCTCACATAAGCGCCATCGCTCGAATTTGGAAGAACACTGGATCCAGGACGAGATCAAAGAAGGCACATTGATGATCGACCTCGACGGCGACGTCGTCGGCCAGGTCAACGGCCTCTCAGTCCATCAGCTCGGCGACTATTCGTTCGGACGTCCCACGCGCATTACGGCTCGGACCTACATCGGGACCAAGGGCGTGATCGACATTCAGCGCGAGGCGGAACTCGCCGGGATGATCCATAGCAAAGGAGTCATGACACTGGCTGGATTTCTTGCCGGGAAATTTGCCGGATCCCACCCCTTCGCCATGAGCGCCTCGTTGACATTCGAGCAAACCTACTCGGAAGTGGAAGGGGACAGCGCTGCGGTGGCCGAACTCGCCGCGATTCTCTCCAGCCTCGCCGATCTGCCGATCCATCAATGGCTGGCCGTGACCGGTTCCGTCAACCAGTTGGGCGAGATCCAGCCGATTGGGGGCGCGAACGAAAAGATCGAGGGGTTCTTCGAGTCCTGTTCCCGCAGAGGGTTGACCGGCAAACAAGGCGTGATCGTCCCCGCTCGCAACACCAAGCATTTGGCCCTTCGGCGCGACGTCGTCGAGGCTGTGGAATCAGGACACTTCTCCGTGTATGCCGTGAACACAATCGAAGAAGCGCTGGAACTGCTCACGGGCGTTGCAGCCGGCGAACGAGACCTTGATGGGACCTACCCGTCCGACAGCGTCTTTGGCCGTGCCGCTCAGCGGCTGGAAGAAATGGCGCAGGCTGTGGCGAAATGGAGTGAAGGGGAAGAGAAATCGAGCGGACGCATTATCATGGAACCGTAG
- a CDS encoding HPF/RaiA family ribosome-associated protein, which produces MELEIQSRNVAMTPRWKTEIEARMDDLRRGHDDLTHGRVTLIKNRRHKKLANVAEALVVVTLPGRHTLTARKEDKTFEEAIRSAFQAISIELRKYREKRAKTEVRLPPVPPHRGVICKLFPKERYGFILKEGGGEVYFHANALQGLTFKKLEDGTEVVFGLEQGDKGPQATVVTLLPPIAKVL; this is translated from the coding sequence ATGGAACTGGAAATACAAAGCCGCAACGTTGCCATGACCCCCCGTTGGAAGACAGAGATTGAAGCTCGAATGGATGACCTCCGACGAGGGCATGACGATTTGACTCACGGTCGAGTCACGTTGATCAAGAACCGGCGCCACAAGAAACTCGCAAATGTCGCGGAAGCGCTCGTTGTTGTCACCCTGCCGGGACGCCACACGCTGACGGCCAGAAAGGAAGACAAGACGTTTGAGGAGGCCATTCGGTCTGCGTTTCAAGCAATCAGCATCGAACTCCGCAAGTATCGTGAAAAACGAGCGAAAACCGAGGTGCGCCTGCCGCCCGTGCCGCCCCATCGCGGCGTGATCTGCAAGCTCTTCCCCAAGGAACGATACGGCTTCATCCTTAAAGAAGGAGGCGGCGAGGTGTATTTTCATGCCAATGCCCTGCAGGGGCTCACGTTCAAGAAACTCGAGGACGGTACTGAAGTCGTCTTCGGCCTTGAACAGGGGGACAAAGGTCCACAGGCAACAGTTGTCACTCTTCTGCCGCCAATAGCGAAGGTGCTCTAG
- a CDS encoding aminoglycoside phosphotransferase family protein, with translation MPMLRRPALERYLQTRFGPTARLLSYGVIGKESSKGEQKRYGYGTPVKLTFRVGRLVQSAVLETMKPGPFGHEHMADRAQAILWDYDSYGRLSHHVKALDVGAFDANQALFSLAEAREFFVLNEWTDGASYHADLARLAKGGRLRKLDRQRTVALARYLAQIHAKKRRDADLYKRRLRELIGHGECIMGLTDSYPKRCGFITGDLLRTVEEVCNQWRWRLRDKVNRLSQVHGDFHPYNVLFRTGEDFAVLDRSRGEWGEPADDVTAMTINYLLNSLISRGKLQGSFEILFRLFWDTYVEVSGDKEVMETAAPFFAFRGLVVASPLWYPNLSIDIRRSLFRFIENVLDAPRFEPERVNEYCGL, from the coding sequence ATGCCGATGTTACGCAGACCAGCCCTGGAGCGCTATCTCCAGACCCGCTTTGGCCCAACGGCGCGATTGTTGTCCTACGGAGTCATCGGGAAAGAGAGTTCCAAGGGAGAGCAAAAACGGTATGGGTATGGCACACCCGTCAAATTGACGTTCCGAGTCGGGCGGCTGGTTCAGTCCGCAGTGCTCGAAACGATGAAGCCGGGTCCGTTCGGGCACGAACATATGGCCGATCGCGCCCAGGCGATACTGTGGGACTACGACTCCTATGGACGTCTATCACACCATGTGAAGGCCCTCGATGTGGGCGCCTTCGACGCCAACCAGGCGCTCTTTTCCCTCGCGGAGGCCCGTGAGTTTTTCGTGCTGAATGAATGGACCGATGGCGCAAGCTATCATGCGGATCTTGCACGACTGGCAAAAGGCGGGAGATTACGAAAGTTAGACCGGCAACGGACCGTCGCGTTGGCTCGTTACTTGGCTCAAATCCATGCCAAGAAACGGCGAGACGCTGATCTTTACAAGCGTCGGTTGCGTGAATTAATCGGTCACGGCGAATGCATCATGGGGTTGACCGATAGCTATCCCAAGCGTTGTGGCTTTATCACAGGCGATCTGTTGCGAACGGTGGAGGAGGTCTGCAACCAGTGGCGGTGGCGCCTTCGAGACAAGGTCAATCGTCTTTCCCAGGTTCATGGGGATTTTCATCCCTACAATGTGCTGTTCCGTACCGGGGAGGATTTTGCGGTGTTGGATCGATCACGAGGGGAATGGGGCGAGCCGGCGGACGACGTGACCGCGATGACGATCAACTATCTCCTGAACTCATTGATCAGCCGGGGCAAGCTCCAGGGGTCGTTCGAGATCTTGTTCCGATTGTTTTGGGACACCTATGTAGAGGTCAGCGGCGACAAAGAGGTTATGGAAACGGCTGCGCCGTTCTTCGCCTTTCGCGGCCTGGTCGTGGCCAGCCCGCTCTGGTATCCCAATCTGTCGATCGACATCCGACGCAGCCTCTTCCGTTTCATTGAAAACGTACTCGATGCGCCGCGCTTTGAGCCGGAACGGGTGAATGAGTATTGTGGACTCTAG
- a CDS encoding adenylyl-sulfate kinase, whose amino-acid sequence MTIEATSKAFAIWLTGLPASGKSTIAAALKPKLEEIGPVEVLESDAVRRMLTPHPTYSVAERDLFYRSLAFMGARLVAHGVTVIFDATGNRRAYRDFARSLIPQFIEVAVECPLELAMQRDYKGTYQRGQQGESSTVPGLQDPYEAPAHPEVAIDATALSANDAARKVLEVVKEKLAQRGIVWVIFA is encoded by the coding sequence ATGACGATTGAGGCTACATCAAAGGCTTTCGCCATCTGGCTCACAGGGCTGCCTGCGTCCGGAAAGAGTACGATTGCAGCCGCGCTGAAGCCAAAGCTGGAAGAGATTGGTCCTGTCGAAGTACTCGAATCGGATGCGGTCCGCAGAATGTTGACACCTCATCCGACGTACAGTGTTGCAGAACGGGATCTGTTCTATCGTTCGCTCGCGTTCATGGGTGCAAGACTGGTCGCTCATGGCGTCACCGTTATCTTCGATGCGACAGGCAACAGGCGGGCGTATCGAGACTTTGCCCGCAGCCTGATTCCTCAGTTCATTGAGGTCGCCGTGGAGTGTCCGTTGGAGCTGGCCATGCAACGTGACTATAAGGGGACCTATCAGCGAGGCCAACAGGGAGAGTCCTCGACCGTGCCCGGGTTGCAAGATCCCTACGAAGCGCCGGCCCACCCTGAAGTGGCCATAGACGCGACTGCGCTTTCCGCAAACGACGCAGCGAGGAAAGTGCTGGAAGTTGTGAAAGAGAAATTGGCTCAACGCGGAATCGTGTGGGTGATTTTCGCATGA
- a CDS encoding ISL3 family transposase, which yields MEYLDWLAHNPRYTARYALHVGALCRKTTVKDVAEPERLHHTTVKDLDKLYMAEQLRRHPLPATTAIGVDEISIRKGHEYRVVVSDLVGQRPIWFGGTGRKQIDLEQFFTAYGERRCQGIQVAVMDMWRPFREATHAYAPQAEIVFDKFHILRHLNDALDAVRRSEYARVQGDQRRFIKGNRYTLLSHRDNLDLDGRKALTTLLAANKRLNIAYLLKESFGQLWDYECEGWARRFFENWKSSLRWQRLEPFEKFAAMIERHWEGIVSYCKPENKVSLGCVEGLNNTIRVIQRKAYGFRDEEYLAMKIITHFLPALPDHAKITHTIPR from the coding sequence ATGGAGTATCTGGACTGGCTGGCCCACAACCCGCGTTACACGGCCCGCTATGCGCTGCATGTGGGGGCGTTGTGTCGCAAGACGACCGTCAAGGATGTGGCGGAGCCCGAGCGACTGCATCACACCACGGTCAAGGACCTGGACAAGTTGTATATGGCCGAGCAACTGCGCCGGCATCCGCTGCCGGCCACGACGGCGATCGGCGTGGATGAGATCAGTATCCGCAAGGGGCACGAGTACCGGGTGGTGGTCAGCGACCTCGTTGGGCAGCGGCCGATCTGGTTCGGTGGTACCGGCCGTAAGCAGATAGACCTTGAGCAGTTCTTCACGGCCTACGGCGAACGGCGGTGCCAGGGGATTCAGGTGGCGGTGATGGATATGTGGAGACCGTTTCGTGAAGCGACACACGCGTATGCGCCGCAGGCCGAGATCGTGTTCGACAAGTTCCACATCCTGCGCCATCTGAACGATGCCCTGGATGCGGTGCGCCGGAGCGAATATGCACGGGTGCAGGGTGACCAGCGCCGCTTCATCAAGGGCAACCGTTATACCCTGCTGTCGCACCGGGACAACCTGGACCTCGATGGCAGGAAGGCGCTCACGACACTGCTCGCAGCCAACAAGCGGCTCAACATCGCCTACCTGCTCAAGGAATCCTTCGGCCAACTCTGGGACTACGAGTGCGAAGGCTGGGCGCGACGCTTCTTCGAGAACTGGAAGAGCAGCCTGCGCTGGCAGCGGCTTGAGCCCTTCGAGAAATTCGCGGCCATGATCGAACGGCATTGGGAGGGTATCGTCTCCTACTGCAAGCCCGAGAACAAAGTCTCGCTGGGTTGCGTCGAGGGATTGAACAACACCATTCGTGTCATTCAGCGCAAGGCGTACGGCTTTCGCGACGAGGAATACTTGGCTATGAAAATCATCACCCATTTCTTACCCGCGCTCCCAGATCATGCGAAAATCACCCACACGATTCCGCGTTGA
- a CDS encoding helicase SNF2: MRKTPASRRRGGGSPLSDTKKSPFIPTPASAALVAAFRALAVNDLYTMAPKETALRGYDYYQQQRLQHYVWGRDGATLTAQVQGTSLYEVLFSLDEGFLSSFCDCPAWDFDRLCKHILCACFTTKHLLSPETASLSDRQQVHLAARRVELLGDLAETGSIKGTTPSRNGEGLPGSTYEIVINVGRPYPQLVIHRNGVPLPAGWVSTVPPELRPLQNLPWFSSGYDGDEPFQRYLQVSKRRFPIVLKAGLESIALEWTPLVTCRSKTEIALAGDDVKIRAVCIADGTALDRIVRFRGFVVDVSGRRLLCLEDESGWTSFRALRNGFQGSNAADPGGGPVGTLCAVTLPDGRGHGRWQGIDYEVEFTVPRKEFQSAQIDLIQKQADKTLRELLLRADGEEAPVHSSDSMSVGEEVSYALILAPLPDEAGAPTAAWMLRTECRRGDARFIPSASTFSFIRALEQGRTISAPLRAQKRKGVLYDLFFTSLTVGEAKERDLRIKTALDQSDWARSIRLEAAQWLRHHLSVYAGQDVRLQVEGRRWTLHAIDKHREVLLYRIPFEVFGLDAFHGMPSYDMMKIDSRILFQRLPELLEKLAAAGIALLYEDKPLRPIRWDCAVHVERQDREGIGIDWFEIRPEIRCDGVVIDETEWRAAIRQGGMIDTGNGLRVLDGQTMERLRAIIGLTGDAPEDRKAAHVVRVPRLQIFDWLALREQGIPVSLPAEDEAVLARLLGFERIEPLPLPKTLHAKVRSYQHDGYAWLAFLYEHRFGACLADDMGLGKTLQTICLLAAIKEGRIKTACGVKGPHLVVVPTSILFNWEQELARFAPGLKVHAYSGSERTFDAGDGEVVLTTYGLARRDIDTLARTAFHVIVFDEAQAVKNIQANTTGAVRRLQGRFKIALTGTPLENHLGEYFSVIDLCVPGLLGEYDRFKTDLKRVAGHTLDRVLRRTRPFILRRTKAEALQDLPPKIEHEMFLELTDRQKALYQQTVDQVRSTIDDAYRTKTSGQAQFIALTAILKLRQVCLSPRLLTNQANETSPKLSFLMERLQLLRDEGHSALVFSQFTSFLDLAQEACIRHGLSYHRLDGSTAPAARKARVTAFQTSEQPSVFLLSLKAGGQGLNLTKASYVFHLDPWWNPAVERQASDRAHRIGQQQTVTIVRILMRHSIEEKMMALKQRKLELYDAVMAGVVRDSGQGVLTKADFDFLLSPSA, encoded by the coding sequence ATGAGGAAGACACCTGCGTCCCGTCGCAGAGGGGGGGGGAGCCCCCTTTCTGACACGAAGAAAAGCCCCTTCATTCCTACTCCCGCCTCGGCAGCCCTTGTTGCCGCATTTCGAGCTCTCGCCGTCAACGATCTGTACACGATGGCCCCGAAAGAGACAGCGCTCAGGGGATATGACTATTACCAGCAGCAACGGCTTCAGCACTATGTTTGGGGTAGGGACGGGGCGACGCTCACGGCGCAGGTGCAGGGAACCAGCCTGTATGAGGTTCTCTTTTCTCTCGACGAGGGGTTTCTCTCTTCGTTCTGTGACTGTCCGGCCTGGGATTTTGATCGGCTCTGCAAGCATATCCTTTGCGCCTGCTTTACTACCAAACATCTGCTGTCGCCCGAGACGGCCTCATTGTCGGATCGGCAACAAGTGCACCTGGCCGCGCGTCGCGTTGAGTTGCTCGGCGACCTTGCCGAGACAGGTTCCATCAAGGGGACGACCCCCTCGCGGAATGGGGAGGGTCTCCCTGGGTCGACCTATGAAATCGTGATCAACGTCGGCCGGCCATATCCGCAACTTGTGATCCATCGGAACGGTGTGCCGCTTCCCGCAGGATGGGTTTCCACGGTACCTCCCGAGTTGCGGCCACTCCAGAATCTACCCTGGTTTTCGTCAGGGTATGATGGGGACGAACCCTTCCAGCGCTATCTCCAGGTCTCTAAGCGCCGGTTCCCGATCGTGCTGAAAGCCGGCCTGGAATCTATCGCCCTCGAATGGACCCCGTTGGTTACCTGTCGGAGCAAAACCGAGATCGCTCTTGCCGGTGATGACGTAAAGATCCGCGCGGTCTGCATAGCTGACGGAACGGCGCTCGACAGAATCGTTCGGTTTCGCGGCTTCGTAGTCGACGTGAGTGGCCGCCGCTTGCTCTGCTTGGAGGACGAAAGCGGGTGGACTTCGTTTCGTGCGTTACGCAACGGTTTCCAAGGTTCCAACGCTGCTGATCCTGGGGGCGGTCCGGTCGGGACGTTGTGCGCGGTGACCTTACCGGACGGTCGGGGCCATGGGCGATGGCAGGGCATTGATTATGAAGTGGAGTTCACCGTCCCACGGAAGGAGTTCCAGTCCGCGCAGATCGATCTGATCCAGAAACAGGCCGACAAGACCTTGCGTGAACTTCTGCTGCGCGCGGATGGGGAAGAGGCGCCGGTTCATTCTTCTGACTCGATGTCGGTGGGCGAGGAGGTGTCGTACGCGTTGATTCTGGCGCCGCTCCCAGACGAGGCCGGCGCACCGACCGCCGCATGGATGCTACGGACGGAATGCCGGCGTGGTGACGCCCGGTTTATTCCGAGTGCCTCGACCTTTTCCTTCATCCGGGCGTTGGAGCAGGGGCGCACTATATCGGCCCCGTTGCGGGCACAAAAACGCAAGGGTGTGCTCTACGATCTATTCTTCACGTCGCTCACGGTCGGCGAGGCCAAGGAGCGAGATCTCCGCATTAAGACGGCGCTGGATCAGAGCGATTGGGCGAGGAGCATCCGTCTTGAAGCCGCTCAATGGCTGAGACACCATCTGTCGGTGTATGCCGGTCAAGATGTACGGTTGCAGGTCGAAGGGAGGCGATGGACACTTCACGCGATCGACAAACACCGCGAAGTATTGCTGTACCGGATTCCATTCGAGGTCTTCGGTCTGGACGCGTTTCACGGCATGCCCTCGTATGACATGATGAAAATCGATTCCCGCATACTGTTTCAACGATTGCCGGAGCTGTTGGAAAAGCTGGCGGCAGCCGGGATTGCATTGCTGTATGAAGACAAACCACTCCGGCCCATTCGGTGGGACTGCGCGGTCCACGTGGAACGTCAGGACCGTGAGGGGATCGGGATCGACTGGTTCGAGATCCGGCCGGAGATTCGCTGCGATGGGGTGGTGATTGATGAGACGGAGTGGCGGGCGGCCATCCGGCAGGGCGGAATGATCGACACTGGGAACGGTCTGCGGGTCTTGGATGGCCAGACCATGGAGCGGTTGCGCGCGATCATCGGTCTCACAGGTGATGCGCCGGAGGATCGGAAAGCAGCGCACGTCGTGCGTGTGCCTCGGTTGCAGATCTTTGATTGGCTGGCGCTACGCGAGCAGGGTATTCCTGTGTCGCTGCCAGCCGAGGACGAGGCGGTGTTGGCGCGCTTGCTGGGATTTGAGCGGATCGAGCCGCTGCCGTTGCCGAAGACCCTGCACGCGAAGGTGCGCTCCTACCAGCATGACGGCTACGCCTGGCTGGCATTTCTCTACGAGCATCGATTCGGTGCCTGTTTGGCGGACGATATGGGATTGGGCAAGACCCTCCAAACTATCTGTCTGCTGGCCGCCATCAAGGAGGGACGTATCAAGACGGCTTGTGGGGTGAAGGGCCCCCATCTGGTCGTCGTCCCGACGAGTATTCTTTTCAACTGGGAACAGGAGCTGGCGCGCTTCGCACCAGGTTTGAAGGTTCATGCGTATAGCGGGAGCGAACGGACCTTCGATGCCGGGGACGGCGAGGTGGTGCTCACGACCTATGGGTTGGCCCGTCGGGATATCGACACTTTAGCGCGGACGGCGTTCCATGTGATCGTGTTCGACGAAGCCCAGGCGGTGAAAAACATTCAGGCGAACACGACGGGTGCGGTCCGTCGGCTCCAGGGTCGGTTCAAGATCGCGTTGACCGGCACGCCGCTCGAAAATCATCTCGGCGAGTATTTCTCCGTGATCGACCTGTGTGTGCCGGGACTCCTGGGCGAATACGATCGCTTCAAAACCGATCTGAAACGTGTGGCGGGTCACACGCTCGATCGGGTGCTGCGACGGACGCGGCCCTTTATTCTGCGTCGGACCAAGGCCGAGGCCCTCCAGGACCTGCCGCCAAAAATCGAGCATGAGATGTTCCTCGAGTTGACCGATCGCCAAAAAGCGCTCTATCAACAGACGGTCGACCAGGTGCGCTCAACGATCGACGACGCCTATCGCACCAAGACTTCCGGGCAGGCGCAGTTTATCGCGCTCACGGCCATCCTCAAACTGCGGCAGGTCTGTCTTTCGCCTCGCCTTCTCACGAATCAGGCTAATGAGACGTCGCCTAAGCTCAGCTTTCTGATGGAGCGGCTCCAACTCTTGCGTGACGAGGGACACAGCGCCCTCGTATTTTCACAGTTCACAAGTTTTCTGGATCTTGCCCAGGAAGCATGCATTCGGCATGGGCTGTCCTACCACCGGTTGGATGGGTCCACGGCACCGGCTGCGCGCAAGGCCCGCGTGACAGCGTTTCAGACCAGTGAACAGCCGAGCGTGTTTCTCTTGAGTCTCAAAGCGGGAGGGCAGGGGCTGAATCTCACCAAAGCGAGTTATGTCTTTCATCTGGACCCCTGGTGGAAT